Below is a genomic region from Amphiura filiformis chromosome 19, Afil_fr2py, whole genome shotgun sequence.
gcctattttATGcgaatttattttatattatagcATAAAATGATCACCAATaggaatttttactttcttagagAAGAGCAGACAATGCAACTAACTGTTTgaatatatttctacatgtttatGCTACAGTAAAATGTCCCTTTCTTCCCACCAATACCCTAAATTCTTCAGCATTTGGTGTACACATGATAGTTCCAGTAAAAAATGGTTATATTTTtaagtgtatttcaatgggaggtTTATTTAGTGGTGTAGATTTAACACCattatgatgtagatttaacatctatAATGTAATGTAAGTAGTGGTTTTGCTGCTCTTCTaagttcatttataaaatgtccgcccagcTTAAGGTGAGTAGTCGATGCAAATTTCAGCGGCCGTCCTTCCTGGTATGTTCCCTGTATGAATTGAAATATGAAATgattattacaattattatttaATACTATTAGTTATAAAACTGTTCGTAGTTATAAAAACTCAAAGGATAACCATTCTTTTGCAAAGTCATATAAGTGTATTCTTGCGATGTTTCTCATAATTCGAATTGCAAACATGATTAGAAGATTAAGTGTTTAGCATTAAATAAATATGTTTAGTTTTTAATATGTTTagataatgtttaaatgtttcaGATTAAGCAATTTTGGACAAGAACGTGTCCAGATTTCGTGTTGAGAATCTAAACACGATTACTTCAAGTTCTATCAAAGAATCAGATTGGCTAAGGCCTGGGTTTTAGGGTCTATTATATTTCTTGATGTGATTTGGGCCTATGACCTGGGTTATATCTTACATGCAGCCAATCAGGCAAACTTGGCATTCTTCTCCAAGTGGAAGCAACGTTGTTCTacataataacaataaataataaattcgGGGACTTATAGTGCGCGATGCCAACACACAGACCTCTGTGCACACTTTACATATTTTTACTGATCACGCTGGCTGCACATCCTATAGGCCTAAAACTTTTTCCACATTCAGGGACGCAGCTCAATATAAGGCGCAGTTGCCTAATCGACCTATATACAACCATCGCAGCCAGCTCCTCGAGAAACGAACGTTTAAACCAAAACAACTAGacgggtgtatatttcaaatggaatcccccattcaggtaaccccattagaaATCCACACTCTCTGACTGCAAAAAGAGTGTTCAGCGTTTAAACTGGTTACCGCGGGTCATCACtgaccagtcatgtagagaatgtaatggtacTTTGACTAGGGTAGCTTTTTAGtgaaacttttgaaaatgcatctttttcattcaaggggtcaccatggctacaaactTTGAGTtatccagacaaatgaggtatcagaATTTTCGGAATTAATATTCGTTTGTTTTTtctatttcattttttaaatttgatgcatataTATTGAATTTTGTCTCGTAAGAAAGggagtaattactttttggtagtaGTTTATTTCAACCAGAGTAGTCCTATCACTTCACTTACCATGTACCTCTGGATCATCGAGGTTATCGCATATTTCTTGGTACTCCGGGGAGTCGAGCAGCATCTCGAAAGCTGGATTCCACCACGATTCCAGAAGCGAATCTTTGCGAGTCATGATAGATTCTCCTGCAAATAATGGGTATATTGTGACAATTAGTTATTTTGTATGTCGTTGCTCAAACTGACGAATACCAGAATCCGGGGTTGGGTGGGGATGGGTGGAGGTAGGTGGGATGGAGGGTGGTAACTGGATATATTTTTGACGGGGTGTGAGACTCCAGACTGGAAACTCTTACCCATTTCAAAGAGCCAGATGGACAGATACCCATTTCTAAGGATTTTCTTAAAAATATAGACCCACATCTAAGGATTTCTTTTGAAATATAGACCCATTTTCCCCGAAAAGATCAAGATATAGCTCTACACGTCATGCTCATGGAAAAGgggtttatttcaaaaacggaccCAAGTCTAATGATTTTCTAGCAAAATTAGGGACCCATGTCTCAGGATTTTTTGCAAGAAAGCAACCTATTGaagcggcacatccccgtatgcctCTTGTATGGGAGTACCCCGACCAGAAAACTATAAACCACCCCTTTATGACACGTGAAGCGACAAAAGCACCAGTAACGATATATTTCTgttttcgccgtagaagtgatgtaacaggataggAAATAGGTAAAAACAATATCGCCCTGTGCTACAAGCAgattcatagattgaatacccgGGTTGAGTACACCTTTTTCGTAACTGACCACTTCGGTGCTgttggcggcgtttggctctgctaactccaattaggctGGAGTTAGCGAAACAGAAAACTGAAAGTGAGGTCGAAGATGtaaattacatactcccaattatgcaaataaaaatgctacatatacattgggtacacacaattcatgtgtttttTAAAGGTATTTGGTTTTACACACATCGGAAGtaaacccttaatgacctttgacctcaaatctgtgtttGAGTGGCGTTATTGTCCTACTTattttgtgggagaagtagcattttgagttgaaatcacgtttttgaccatgtGACTTTTgcccccatgagtttcatgttaCATGTATTGGCATGATCATTGATGTTTGTgacaaagttaggtcaaaatatGTGTAAGCATGACGTGAGaactagagcaaatgtaaatgtAGAGAGAAGAAAgtcacgtcacggctgtgtaaagaacctgtacgATAAAGGTCACAGGGACAAGAAAGAAGACTCTGTAAGGAAAAACAGACTTGACGTATGTCTGGGCTACAAGCATACAATAATCTACAAGCAAGGAACTATAAATTACGCGCTAATACACTCTAAACACTATATATGTATGTGGCCTCTTTGCTTCATATCAATTTATAAGTGCTCTTTTTTAAAAgacatagttcattgaatttacaaccgtatgacaaaacaggccaaaatagtaactttttgcacaagatctGCAATTtatcattgctcattctagtgactctagtataagtgtgctttttcatttaatgacataaaatttgaaaaatattgtaaggaacactgtCTTGAggttttgacctttaaaacctacattttggtcaaaaaatgtgcttggataggtagttttcaacagattttccacattcgccttactataacattgaattgcgttatctgttgacctagtgacgaaaagtgttttaaggagaaagtgttagctttcgtttgatgtaaataaattctgattggatgaatcGAACACTTGAGGTTTCCGCAAAAACCAATGAAAGAGGCCTATTTTTTCAGCGAGAAGCTCCACAGCTcgtacattgctatgcactcaaccgtataGTGTAATGAAaaactgtggtggagacattcactgcttgttgttctctgcttggaagctctgggcgaaaaaatgtgtgctcaggtgtatcgaggtggaaactgtgcgcaggATGGTATATAAGAAAATCGTTTTAGTATCGAAACTTTTCCATATGAATCTCTACAGATTACGTGGTTTGTAACATACCGCCAAGCAAGCAAGATTCATATGTCATGATAGCTTCCAGTCCATTCTCAATTGCAACACCTTCAAGATCATTGGACATGAAGATAGCATCGATCTGAAATGATTTAGTTTAAAGAATACAATAATAAGTGAATAAGTAAGTATTGGTTATTTGAAAAGGTAATCACATTTTGTTAAGATAGGGAAGTCGGGAACACCCTGTTAATACAAGTGAGCTTGTGTTATAATCTCCACGTGACCCAGGGGCCCtttaccaagaccaccaagtgatcaatTGATTTCCAAGTTTACACAAAATGTAATCAAATTTACTTACACTTTCTAAATTATTAAAAGAAAGTTTATTGACGAAATCCGTACAAACACTTCTTGTCAAGTAAAACACCCCCGGATATCCGTTAAAATGTGCAGGATAACCATCCACTGTGCCAAAGGTTCCTATTCTTTAGTTCCCCTCAAGTTCGgttgtgacgtcaatgctttttcgcagtTGTTGTACGCGTGTGGGTATGTAATCTCGGCGAGATTTACATTATGCGCGTGATTCAATTACTGTGACTAGCGTAATACCATTATAAGTCTCTAATCTGTGTTTCTGACTACAGTAAAATCTTTATGTATTCGTCATCACTCGTCTAAACATATCTAAATCTGCAAAATACTTACTTGACCTCTAGCGAGTGCACGTCTAATCGTGGCCAAACCCGCATCCTCCGTATAGACCAGAGCCTGGTCTTCCGGTAGTTGAAACTCCTGAAGAAACAAGGAAAGACATTACCGGATAAAAATAATTGTTAATCTATACCTGAATACATGACAAATGCCAGAACCCCAATTGACCATGCCAACGTGCACAGTGATATTCTGCACATTTATGGTGACGTAATCTTGGTTTATTTACAAATGCTTCTATATATATAAACAATTCTATAACCTCACAGTCCGTTATTCAAAATCGTGTTCGCGTACTGTGATGCGTTTGGAcgaatcaaccaaccaaccaacaaaaccaatcaatcaatcaatcaatcaatcaatcaatcaatcaatcaatcaatcaatcaatcaatcaatcaatcaattattcattcatttattcgcgcaatcaatcaatcaatcaatcaatcaatcaatcaatcaatcaatcaatcaaccgaccaatcaatcaatcaatcaatcaatcaatcaatcaatcaatcaatcaatcaatcaatcaatcaatcaatcaattattcaatcaattaatcaatcaatcaatcaaacaatcaatcaatcaatcaatcaatcaatcaatcaatcaatcaatcaaacaatcaatcaatcaatcaattaatcaatcaatcaatcaatcttaccGCAACATTAAAGAAACAGGAGACATCAGCCCACCAAGCATCCAGAAATCCAATGTTGACATCACTCAGGTCTTCCGGGTCAATATTATTCGGGTTACCTGAAGCAGTAAACAGTAAGGGCACAGGAGGAGGGGAAATCTCATCTGTGAACCCCACTGATCGTGCTCTAATTGATGAATGTGAAAAGGCTGCGTAATAGAAATCatgttaataatgataatattgatggtGGTGATCATGGATATGATAATAATACTGATGCTGGTAATGATGATGACATTTGCTTTTTTTACCTAGCTTAAAATTGGCTGGAATGTGCTTTAATTGCACCGTTTTTGCACTGAAAAACAATCCTCAAACCTTTTTTTCTTTGAGGTGCAAAACGTTTCTCTTGTTCTAAGTCACAATCGGCAGAAAATTCGTTACACATTTTGCCCCCCACCTTTTCTGGTATCATTAACTCCTTAGGTTAATGGAGATTGAAGTGGTATCAAACATTCCAATCTATCATTctcagggggcatgggagtttgggtccgGCGGAATTTGTTTTCACAGTCTTCAGGCGactaattttaatgtatacctttatacagagttgggtggggtAATTTTTTTCACccatcagtgaggcaattttttttggcATCTGACTtatgggcgaagttttttttcaaacTCCCATCCTTCCGCCTGGTAATCAAATGGCGCGCCCCTTAATAAGAACGTTGTGCGTTCCATATTCATTTGGAGTAACCTTTAACCTTGATAACAGGGTACATGGCGTACGGGATGGTCATAACATAGCAGCAGAAACGAACTCAGTCACGATCGACGGAATGACACCAAACTGCgattttcttttct
It encodes:
- the LOC140141218 gene encoding uncharacterized protein; translation: MNRIIISVAVIALLSTMCLVEAGNRGKRRKGGEHIGGDDDDDDDMSMGEEVGRPYLHYDPRIWTFNQIFSSPIKQIYADPETNQLAGYNVDVVNEVCRIAGKNCSILQGALLDCWDNNLPQRALMGKWVDACMSFSHSSIRARSVGFTDEISPPPVPLLFTASGNPNNIDPEDLSDVNIGFLDAWWADVSCFFNVAEFQLPEDQALVYTEDAGLATIRRALARGQIDAIFMSNDLEGVAIENGLEAIMTYESCLLGGESIMTRKDSLLESWWNPAFEMLLDSPEYQEICDNLDDPEVHGNIPGRTAAEICIDYSP